One genomic window of Halogeometricum sp. S3BR5-2 includes the following:
- a CDS encoding Cdc6/Cdc18 family protein, whose product MNLEERILQRKRRRDRRQLLLEEASLSPVWHPPEPTGRGPTVERLLDRLEPVFDHRVPENVYVRGPAGSGKSAVVTALFAHLARLLSSPEDSIVTTTRGGSAEKRSFAYVDLREATSESEFYHAVLDATTSESVPRRGLSTADLRSRVDGHLRGGRVLVVALDHVDEDGTDRLASFTGELASLGHRTSWVAVGRGAPEDVLPDPRPTNEVRVEPYHQAELTDVLTARLSTGVTRDATTHQQVRRLAAWAEGDAHDALAALLGAVDAALEADADVIGDEHFDTGMASVPRPCVSLGRVLALSANRRAVLRHLVRLPPEDRASVGRAAAAVASSASLSESTITRYLYEFAEAGIVERVPVEGAHGAGRPPSRVETRVPTRAFLRLTRGDD is encoded by the coding sequence ATGAACCTCGAAGAACGGATCCTTCAACGAAAGCGTCGCCGCGACAGGCGGCAGTTGCTGCTCGAAGAGGCGTCGCTGAGTCCGGTCTGGCACCCCCCGGAGCCGACCGGTCGCGGTCCGACCGTCGAACGGCTTCTCGACCGGTTGGAACCGGTGTTCGACCACCGCGTCCCGGAGAACGTCTACGTCCGCGGGCCGGCGGGGTCGGGGAAGTCGGCCGTCGTGACGGCGCTGTTCGCCCACCTCGCCCGACTGCTCTCCTCGCCGGAGGACTCCATCGTGACGACGACGCGCGGGGGGAGCGCAGAGAAGCGCTCGTTCGCGTACGTCGACCTCCGCGAGGCGACGAGCGAGTCCGAGTTCTACCACGCCGTCCTCGACGCGACGACGAGCGAGTCCGTCCCGCGGCGGGGGCTCTCCACCGCGGACCTGCGGAGCCGCGTCGACGGCCACCTCCGCGGCGGCCGCGTCCTCGTCGTCGCCCTCGACCACGTCGACGAGGACGGGACGGACCGACTGGCGTCGTTCACCGGCGAACTCGCCAGCCTCGGGCACCGCACCTCGTGGGTCGCCGTCGGCCGCGGGGCGCCCGAGGACGTGCTTCCCGACCCACGGCCGACGAACGAGGTCAGGGTGGAACCCTACCACCAGGCGGAACTGACCGACGTCCTGACCGCCCGTCTGTCGACGGGAGTGACGCGGGACGCGACGACGCACCAGCAGGTCCGCCGCCTCGCGGCGTGGGCCGAGGGCGACGCGCACGACGCCCTCGCGGCCCTCCTCGGCGCTGTGGACGCCGCGCTCGAAGCAGACGCGGACGTGATAGGAGACGAGCACTTCGACACCGGGATGGCGTCGGTCCCGCGACCGTGCGTCTCGCTCGGCCGCGTGTTGGCGCTCTCCGCGAACCGGCGAGCCGTCCTCAGACACCTCGTTCGGCTCCCGCCCGAGGACCGCGCCTCCGTCGGCCGCGCCGCCGCGGCCGTCGCGTCCTCGGCGTCGCTCTCGGAGAGCACCATCACCCGGTACCTCTACGAGTTCGCGGAGGCCGGCATCGTCGAACGCGTCCCCGTCGAGGGCGCGCACGGGGCGGGTCGGCCGCCGAGTCGCGTCGAGACGCGCGTGCCGACGCGGGCGTTCCTGCGACTCACGCGCGGCGACGACTGA
- a CDS encoding MBL fold metallo-hydrolase has product MKLQFLGGVGEVGRSAILVDDSLLLDYGMLTGNPPQFPVSTPEPDAVVVSHGHLDHVGTVPALLAGDRRPPIHWTPPTAELAGTLARDTLKLQGGRYDCPFTETHVRRMTQVSEPHGYGETFEAAGYEVTLYDAGHIPGSAHVLVDDGETRLLYTADFHTDDQRIVGASTARPDADVVICESTYADVEHEDRAAVEERFAESVQRTIWEGGTVVVPAFAIGRTQEMLLVLDAHDVECYVDGMGKGVTEMLLRHPEFVRDGDALRRAKSHARFVTGRNGQRRRIASQNTAIVTTSGMLSGGPAMTYVPEISGDPTNKIALTGYQVEGTPGRDLIERGRAEIDGRVMPVAARAEMYDFSAHADREGLRAFLSEYEGSEVLVNHGDDCAGFAETLRTDGFDARAPGLGETVEV; this is encoded by the coding sequence ATGAAACTCCAGTTCCTCGGGGGCGTCGGCGAGGTGGGGCGCTCGGCGATTCTCGTGGACGACTCGCTGCTGCTGGACTACGGGATGCTGACGGGCAACCCCCCGCAGTTCCCCGTCTCGACGCCCGAACCCGACGCCGTCGTCGTCTCGCACGGCCACCTCGACCACGTCGGGACGGTCCCCGCCCTCCTCGCCGGCGACCGGCGGCCGCCGATTCACTGGACGCCGCCGACGGCGGAACTCGCCGGGACGCTGGCGCGCGACACGCTGAAGCTCCAAGGCGGCAGGTACGACTGCCCGTTCACCGAGACGCACGTCCGGCGGATGACGCAGGTGTCGGAACCGCACGGCTACGGCGAGACGTTCGAGGCGGCGGGCTACGAGGTGACGCTGTACGACGCCGGGCACATCCCCGGCAGCGCGCACGTCCTCGTCGACGACGGCGAGACGCGACTGCTGTACACGGCCGACTTCCACACCGACGACCAGCGAATCGTCGGCGCGAGCACCGCCCGCCCGGACGCGGACGTGGTGATATGCGAGTCCACCTACGCCGACGTGGAACACGAGGACAGGGCGGCGGTCGAAGAGCGGTTCGCCGAATCGGTTCAGCGGACCATCTGGGAGGGCGGCACCGTCGTCGTGCCCGCCTTCGCCATCGGCCGCACGCAGGAGATGCTGCTCGTCCTCGACGCCCACGACGTGGAGTGCTACGTCGACGGGATGGGGAAGGGCGTGACGGAGATGCTCCTGCGACACCCCGAGTTCGTCCGCGACGGCGACGCCCTCCGACGGGCGAAGTCGCACGCGCGGTTCGTGACCGGGCGGAACGGCCAGCGGCGGCGCATCGCCTCGCAGAACACCGCCATCGTCACGACCAGCGGGATGCTCTCGGGCGGGCCGGCGATGACGTACGTGCCCGAAATCAGCGGCGACCCGACGAACAAGATAGCGCTCACCGGCTACCAGGTGGAGGGGACGCCCGGACGCGACCTGATAGAGCGCGGCCGCGCCGAGATAGACGGGCGGGTGATGCCCGTCGCCGCCCGCGCGGAGATGTACGACTTCTCGGCGCACGCCGACCGGGAGGGACTCCGCGCGTTCCTGAGCGAGTACGAGGGAAGCGAGGTGCTGGTCAACCACGGCGACGACTGCGCCGGGTTCGCCGAGACGCTTCGAACGGACGGGTTCGACGCCCGCGCGCCCGGACTCGGCGAGACGGTCGAGGTCTGA
- a CDS encoding ABC transporter ATP-binding protein, with the protein MDGAQGEERDGALVGDDLTLSYPTSERPVVECDRIDVPRGEITALVGPNGSGKSTLLKSLAKQLTPDAGSVLLDGKTIQEYDDKEFARELGLLSQENESPGSLTVEELVYHGRYPHRGFFEQTGEEDHAAVERAIDLAGVDHLREKTLGNLSGGQKQLAWIAMVLAQDTDVLLLDEPTTFLDLHHQLRVMETIRQLNERRDVTVAVVLHDIAQAARFADYLIALKDGEVYDWGPPREVVTEDLLADVFRVEAAVNYTPDPEIVPKHSL; encoded by the coding sequence ATGGACGGCGCACAGGGCGAAGAGCGGGACGGCGCGCTGGTCGGCGACGACCTCACGCTGTCGTACCCCACGAGCGAACGGCCGGTCGTCGAGTGCGACCGAATCGACGTTCCGCGCGGAGAGATAACCGCCCTCGTCGGACCGAACGGGAGCGGGAAGAGCACGCTGTTGAAGTCGCTCGCAAAGCAGTTGACCCCCGACGCGGGGTCGGTGCTCCTCGACGGCAAGACCATCCAGGAGTACGACGACAAGGAGTTCGCGCGCGAACTCGGTCTGCTCTCGCAGGAGAACGAGTCGCCGGGGTCGCTCACCGTCGAGGAACTGGTGTATCACGGGCGCTACCCGCACCGCGGCTTCTTCGAGCAGACCGGCGAGGAGGACCACGCGGCGGTCGAGCGCGCCATCGACCTCGCGGGCGTCGACCACCTGCGCGAGAAGACGCTCGGCAACCTCTCGGGCGGGCAGAAACAGCTCGCGTGGATCGCGATGGTGCTCGCGCAGGACACCGACGTGCTCCTCCTCGACGAGCCGACCACGTTTCTCGACCTGCATCACCAACTGCGCGTGATGGAGACGATCAGACAGTTGAACGAACGACGCGACGTCACCGTCGCCGTCGTCCTCCACGACATCGCGCAGGCCGCGCGCTTCGCCGACTACCTCATCGCGCTGAAAGACGGCGAGGTGTACGACTGGGGTCCGCCGCGCGAAGTCGTCACCGAGGACCTCCTCGCGGACGTGTTCCGCGTCGAGGCGGCCGTCAACTACACGCCCGACCCCGAAATCGTCCCCAAACACTCCCTCTGA
- a CDS encoding matrixin family metalloprotease codes for MPSRRSSAVALAFALLLVFAGCIAPVSDRPPESADGGTAATSNAAQRERAERVTGTGAVAADRESPWGSEPIVVAVEDDAGTGRDWTPVVREATAYWEENAGRYAGYDVDYEVRPNATDPDLVLRFVSEVPECDGADDAAGCAPLITDRRQVDRPETVYVRTAFSDESTVLVVQHELGHTLGLDHANAPREVMASESVLHTTARPNATEREFPWNDAEFSVYVDAANASDPEGAREQVGHALDYYERGAPGMPDNLSFAVVDDPADADVVVEFAEEPPCSRNAASCGATRGWDPDGDGAVETYSDLEIVLVDLDTDAVGWHVGYWLAFALGAEGPAEMPDPFRDASYRDRRSEWWATEDEGDDGNETE; via the coding sequence GACGGCGGGACCGCGGCGACGTCGAACGCCGCCCAACGGGAACGCGCCGAACGGGTGACCGGCACCGGCGCGGTCGCCGCCGACCGGGAGAGCCCGTGGGGGTCGGAGCCCATCGTCGTCGCCGTCGAGGACGACGCGGGCACCGGTCGCGACTGGACGCCCGTCGTCCGCGAGGCGACGGCCTACTGGGAGGAGAACGCCGGGCGCTACGCGGGGTACGACGTCGACTACGAGGTGCGGCCGAACGCGACGGACCCGGACCTCGTGCTACGCTTCGTCTCCGAAGTCCCCGAGTGCGACGGCGCCGACGACGCCGCCGGATGCGCGCCGCTCATCACCGACCGGCGGCAGGTGGACCGCCCCGAGACGGTGTACGTCCGCACGGCCTTCTCCGACGAGTCCACCGTGCTCGTCGTCCAACACGAACTCGGCCACACGCTCGGTCTCGACCACGCGAACGCCCCCCGCGAGGTGATGGCCAGCGAGTCCGTCCTCCACACGACGGCGCGACCGAACGCCACCGAGCGCGAGTTCCCGTGGAACGACGCCGAGTTCTCGGTGTACGTCGACGCGGCGAACGCCTCCGACCCCGAGGGGGCGCGCGAACAGGTGGGACACGCCCTCGACTACTACGAACGCGGCGCGCCGGGGATGCCCGACAACCTCTCCTTCGCGGTCGTCGACGACCCCGCCGACGCCGACGTGGTCGTCGAGTTCGCCGAGGAACCGCCGTGTTCGCGGAACGCCGCCTCCTGCGGCGCCACGCGCGGGTGGGACCCCGACGGCGACGGCGCCGTCGAGACGTACTCGGACCTCGAAATCGTCCTCGTGGACCTCGACACCGACGCCGTCGGCTGGCACGTCGGCTACTGGCTGGCGTTCGCCCTCGGCGCGGAGGGCCCCGCGGAGATGCCCGACCCGTTCCGCGACGCTTCCTACCGCGACCGGCGGAGCGAGTGGTGGGCGACGGAGGACGAGGGGGACGACGGGAACGAGACCGAGTGA
- a CDS encoding AI-2E family transporter produces the protein MQFGFTSTVDRSRVMWWLLGLAIFLVLAFVAEAYLGTFMLGLFLYYATRPVYSRIRGRIGQPSVGAAVALLILSLPVVLLVGYTVVVAFSELAAFVEGNQQGIAAMVEPYLDSVGPVRSPEQLLSVLTEDPSSLLDSTNTATAGGVLTGLAGTASFVLGAALQLFIAFAFAFYLLRDDRRLASWTRQNLSGEGGVVNAYMTAVDRDLKTIYFGNILNAFAIAVIAAVSYNAINLFAPASMSIPSPTLLGALTGAGSLIPVVGMKIVYVPVTILLAVEALVTAPATLWVALVYGGVSLVVVDTIPDFLLRPYVSGRNLHTGTVMFAYIIGPALFGWYGLFLGPLLLVVGVHFFRIVLPELVTGEPLDPDARGDNPLRTDDDQRTISEFDPAGADDD, from the coding sequence ATGCAGTTCGGTTTCACTTCGACGGTCGACCGCTCTCGGGTCATGTGGTGGCTGCTCGGACTCGCCATCTTCCTGGTCCTCGCGTTCGTCGCCGAGGCGTACCTCGGGACGTTCATGCTGGGGCTGTTTCTGTACTACGCGACCCGGCCCGTGTATAGTCGGATTCGGGGGCGAATCGGCCAACCGAGCGTCGGCGCCGCCGTCGCGCTGCTCATCCTCTCGCTCCCGGTCGTTCTCCTCGTCGGATACACGGTCGTCGTCGCGTTCAGCGAACTGGCCGCGTTCGTCGAGGGCAACCAACAGGGAATCGCCGCGATGGTGGAACCGTACCTCGACTCGGTCGGCCCGGTTCGGAGCCCCGAACAGCTCCTCTCGGTGCTGACGGAAGACCCGAGCAGTCTGCTCGACTCGACCAACACGGCGACGGCCGGCGGCGTTCTCACGGGCCTGGCCGGGACGGCGTCGTTCGTCCTCGGCGCGGCGCTGCAACTGTTCATCGCCTTCGCCTTCGCGTTCTACCTGCTGCGCGACGACCGGCGTCTCGCCTCGTGGACGCGCCAGAACCTCTCGGGCGAGGGCGGCGTCGTCAACGCCTACATGACCGCCGTCGACCGCGACCTGAAGACCATCTACTTCGGTAACATCCTCAACGCGTTCGCCATCGCCGTCATCGCGGCCGTCTCCTACAACGCCATCAACCTGTTCGCGCCCGCCTCGATGTCCATCCCGTCGCCGACCCTGTTGGGCGCGCTGACCGGCGCGGGCAGCCTCATCCCCGTCGTCGGGATGAAAATCGTCTACGTCCCCGTCACGATACTCCTGGCCGTCGAAGCCCTCGTGACCGCCCCCGCGACGCTGTGGGTCGCGCTGGTGTACGGCGGCGTCTCGCTCGTCGTCGTCGACACCATCCCGGACTTCCTGCTCCGCCCGTACGTCTCCGGGCGCAACCTCCACACCGGGACCGTGATGTTCGCCTACATCATCGGCCCCGCGCTGTTCGGCTGGTACGGGCTGTTCCTCGGACCGCTGCTCCTCGTCGTCGGCGTGCACTTCTTCCGCATCGTCCTGCCGGAGTTGGTCACCGGCGAACCGCTGGACCCCGACGCGCGCGGCGACAACCCGCTCCGCACCGACGACGACCAGCGGACCATCTCCGAGTTCGACCCGGCGGGCGCCGACGACGACTGA
- a CDS encoding YihY/virulence factor BrkB family protein has product MRFEGGETTAVVRTVVSRVREQNLTFLAGSLAYNAFVSLIPLLLLVLLLVSTVGNEMFAATVADLTESYLTPGAQTEIHAAIDNAGGEVGLSVTGTLVLLWGALKLFRGLDTAFAEVYDTENDGNIVKQLRDGLVAFLAIVLSVAALTLAGSAFAYFRLPLLHVLNPLFLLFGLSVAFLPMYYVFPDVEMTVREALPGAVVAAGGWAILEVGFQVYAANASQYEAYGVIGGILLVLTWLYFGGFVLLVGAAVNAVIREREHERLRAAETDDAAAASDEAETAAAPGSDPAPESGSAAGTSAPTGRSGLESEGDAVEPGGDVSDGRREPGRSETPSSGGSRGSLRRVGAAFAAGIVVGFVAVTAAAVRLAR; this is encoded by the coding sequence ATGAGATTCGAGGGCGGGGAGACGACGGCGGTGGTCCGGACGGTCGTGTCGCGCGTCCGCGAACAGAATCTGACGTTCCTCGCCGGCAGCCTCGCGTACAACGCGTTCGTCTCGCTCATTCCACTCCTGCTGCTCGTCCTCCTCCTCGTCAGCACCGTCGGCAACGAGATGTTCGCCGCCACCGTCGCGGACCTCACGGAGTCGTACCTCACGCCCGGCGCGCAGACGGAGATTCACGCGGCCATCGACAACGCCGGCGGCGAGGTCGGACTGTCGGTGACGGGGACGCTCGTCCTCCTGTGGGGGGCGTTGAAGCTCTTTAGAGGACTGGACACCGCCTTCGCGGAGGTGTACGACACGGAGAACGACGGCAACATCGTCAAGCAGTTGCGCGACGGACTCGTCGCGTTCCTCGCCATCGTCCTCTCGGTGGCCGCCCTCACGCTGGCCGGGAGCGCGTTCGCGTACTTCCGGCTCCCGCTTCTGCACGTGCTGAACCCGCTGTTCCTCCTATTCGGCCTGAGCGTCGCGTTCCTCCCCATGTACTACGTCTTTCCGGACGTCGAGATGACCGTCCGCGAGGCGCTCCCGGGCGCCGTCGTCGCCGCCGGCGGGTGGGCCATCCTCGAAGTCGGCTTTCAGGTGTACGCCGCCAACGCCTCCCAGTACGAGGCGTACGGCGTCATCGGCGGTATCCTCCTCGTCCTGACGTGGCTGTACTTCGGCGGCTTCGTCCTCCTCGTCGGCGCGGCGGTCAACGCGGTCATCCGCGAACGGGAGCACGAACGCCTACGCGCCGCCGAGACGGACGACGCCGCGGCGGCGAGCGACGAGGCGGAGACGGCCGCGGCGCCCGGAAGCGACCCGGCGCCCGAATCCGGTTCGGCCGCCGGGACGTCGGCGCCGACCGGTCGGAGCGGACTCGAAAGCGAGGGGGACGCGGTCGAACCGGGAGGCGACGTGTCCGACGGGCGCCGGGAACCCGGACGGAGCGAGACGCCGTCGTCCGGGGGGTCGCGCGGGTCGCTCCGGCGCGTCGGCGCGGCGTTCGCCGCCGGCATCGTCGTCGGGTTCGTGGCCGTGACCGCCGCCGCGGTCCGCCTCGCCCGCTGA
- a CDS encoding ABC transporter substrate-binding protein has protein sequence MTTDGSRSRTRRDVLKASGVLAATGLLAGCSGGSSEGTTGAGATESATGTEAAAASATESASETEEGTEEAASGESYSVSMPPVGTVEFDGVPETWVANNGSWADMGVALGQDPPKGVWLPSRYHTHYYDGIPDVSVDKSGMTALYSDGVSKEVFYELGGDVHVIDPNFLLNRFKGWEQADVDEISNQVAPFFGNSIFSTGYGWHESYPYLSLYEAFEKLSQVFRERERYEAFASLHEQFQSNVSNVVPSSESERPAVAILWPQPVDNPETFSPYLIGEGTSFKQWRDLQVRDALAETDVKDFHESRGEIDYETLLEVDPDVLLLRGNESKTAEEFQNTVVEYMKNQSVASQLSAVQSGDVYRGGPLYQGPITNLVVTERAAKDLYGAEGQLFDRQRVSDIVNGDF, from the coding sequence ATGACAACAGACGGTTCGCGGTCCCGCACCCGACGGGACGTGTTGAAGGCGAGCGGCGTACTGGCGGCGACGGGATTGTTGGCGGGCTGTTCCGGCGGCTCCAGCGAGGGAACGACCGGTGCGGGCGCGACTGAGTCGGCGACCGGAACCGAAGCGGCCGCCGCGTCGGCGACCGAGTCCGCGTCGGAGACCGAGGAGGGAACGGAGGAAGCGGCGTCCGGCGAGTCCTACTCCGTGTCGATGCCACCCGTCGGCACCGTCGAGTTCGACGGCGTCCCCGAAACGTGGGTCGCCAACAACGGCAGTTGGGCCGACATGGGCGTCGCACTCGGACAGGACCCCCCGAAGGGGGTCTGGCTTCCCTCCCGCTACCACACCCACTACTACGACGGCATCCCGGACGTCTCCGTCGACAAGAGCGGGATGACGGCCCTCTACTCCGACGGCGTGAGCAAGGAGGTGTTCTACGAACTCGGCGGCGACGTGCACGTCATCGACCCCAACTTCCTATTGAACCGGTTCAAGGGGTGGGAGCAGGCCGACGTCGACGAGATATCGAATCAGGTCGCCCCGTTCTTCGGCAACAGCATCTTCTCGACGGGCTACGGGTGGCACGAGAGCTACCCGTACCTCTCGCTGTACGAGGCGTTCGAGAAGCTCTCGCAGGTGTTCCGAGAGCGGGAGCGCTACGAGGCGTTCGCGTCGCTGCACGAGCAGTTCCAGTCGAACGTCTCGAACGTCGTTCCCTCCTCGGAGTCCGAACGGCCCGCCGTCGCAATCCTCTGGCCCCAACCGGTCGACAACCCCGAGACGTTCTCGCCGTACCTCATCGGCGAGGGGACGAGCTTCAAGCAGTGGCGCGACCTGCAGGTCCGCGACGCCCTCGCGGAGACGGACGTGAAGGACTTCCACGAGTCCCGCGGCGAGATAGATTACGAGACGCTCCTCGAAGTCGACCCCGACGTCCTCCTGTTGCGCGGCAACGAGAGCAAGACCGCCGAGGAGTTCCAGAACACGGTCGTCGAATACATGAAGAATCAGAGCGTCGCGAGCCAACTCAGCGCCGTGCAGAGCGGCGACGTCTACCGCGGCGGTCCGCTGTACCAGGGTCCGATCACGAACCTCGTCGTCACCGAACGCGCGGCGAAGGACCTGTACGGCGCCGAAGGACAGTTGTTCGACCGCCAGCGCGTCTCCGACATCGTCAACGGCGATTTCTGA
- a CDS encoding ABC transporter ATP-binding protein, translated as MSHADESAFDRYRADVTRPLARLFREYGTSRVRWLVVGLLANVVAQAASLLPPVVLGTAIDAMFREGGTGYELPFVPAAWVPATPEGQFWFSVSLIAGSFVVTGVFTWVYGISANLFAHDVMHAVRTDSFTKLMRLDMTFFDDKQTGEVMAILNNDAGNLELFLDNALMNSLRLLIMVGGIAFVLFALNWQLALVTLVAVPVIVLFTWWFMRVVAPRYRARQSAVAGFNTRIENGIGGIELVKTTNSERYERGRVRDASRDLFETTMSVLRLSYFYRPGMELLAGLSFTATFLVGGYWLFTGTAPGPLTGTLEVGTFVTFIFMTQRFVAPLAEVSNIVDQFQNARASAERVFGLSDIPVNIEDDADAVVLEDPEGVVSYDRVSFAYRDVFGEVASEPILNDVSFDAEPGETVAVVGETGAGKSTLLKLLLRLYEPTEGTVRLDGHDVEDLTLGSLRDAVGYVSQDTHLFDGTIAENVRYGRFDADDETVRRAARAAEAHGFITDLTNGYETRVGERGVKLSGGQRQRIALARAVLRDPPVLVLDEATSAVDTETERAIQRSLDRLSEDRTTLVVAHRLSTVVDADEILVLDDGDVVEQGSHDELVDADGAYAALWRAQTGEETGWGEDDD; from the coding sequence ATGAGCCACGCCGACGAGAGCGCCTTCGACCGCTACCGCGCCGACGTGACGCGTCCGCTCGCCCGCCTGTTTCGCGAGTACGGCACGTCGCGCGTGCGGTGGCTGGTCGTCGGCCTCCTCGCCAACGTCGTCGCGCAGGCCGCCTCGCTGCTCCCGCCCGTCGTCCTCGGGACGGCCATCGACGCGATGTTCCGCGAGGGCGGGACGGGGTACGAACTCCCGTTCGTCCCCGCCGCGTGGGTTCCGGCGACCCCCGAGGGGCAGTTCTGGTTCTCCGTCTCACTCATCGCCGGGTCGTTCGTCGTCACCGGCGTGTTCACGTGGGTGTACGGCATCTCCGCGAACCTCTTCGCCCACGACGTGATGCACGCGGTGCGCACGGACAGTTTCACGAAGCTGATGCGGCTCGACATGACGTTCTTCGACGACAAGCAGACCGGCGAGGTGATGGCCATCCTCAACAACGACGCCGGGAACCTGGAACTGTTCCTCGACAACGCCCTGATGAACTCCCTGCGTCTCCTCATCATGGTCGGCGGCATCGCGTTCGTCCTCTTCGCCCTGAACTGGCAGTTGGCGCTCGTCACCCTCGTCGCCGTGCCCGTCATCGTCCTCTTCACGTGGTGGTTCATGCGCGTCGTCGCGCCGCGCTACCGCGCGCGCCAGTCGGCCGTCGCCGGCTTCAACACCCGCATCGAGAACGGCATCGGCGGCATCGAACTCGTGAAGACGACCAACAGCGAGCGGTACGAACGGGGGCGCGTCCGGGACGCCTCGCGGGACCTCTTCGAGACGACGATGTCCGTGCTGCGGCTCAGCTACTTCTACCGCCCCGGGATGGAACTGCTCGCCGGCCTCTCGTTCACCGCGACGTTCCTCGTCGGCGGCTACTGGCTGTTCACGGGTACCGCGCCCGGTCCGCTCACCGGCACGCTCGAAGTCGGCACGTTCGTCACGTTCATCTTCATGACCCAGCGGTTCGTCGCCCCCCTCGCGGAGGTGTCGAACATCGTCGACCAGTTCCAGAACGCGCGCGCCTCCGCGGAACGGGTGTTCGGCCTCTCGGACATCCCGGTGAACATCGAGGACGACGCGGACGCCGTCGTCCTCGAAGACCCCGAGGGCGTCGTCTCCTACGACCGCGTCTCCTTCGCCTACCGCGACGTGTTCGGCGAGGTGGCGAGCGAGCCGATTCTGAACGACGTGTCGTTCGACGCCGAACCCGGCGAGACGGTTGCCGTCGTCGGCGAGACGGGCGCCGGCAAGTCCACCCTGCTGAAACTCCTGCTCCGCCTGTACGAACCGACCGAGGGGACGGTGCGTCTCGACGGCCACGACGTGGAGGACCTCACCTTGGGGAGCCTCCGGGACGCCGTCGGCTACGTCTCCCAGGACACTCACCTGTTCGACGGCACCATCGCGGAGAACGTCCGCTACGGGCGATTCGACGCGGACGACGAGACGGTCCGTCGCGCCGCGCGGGCCGCCGAGGCGCACGGGTTCATCACGGACCTGACGAACGGCTACGAGACGCGCGTCGGCGAACGCGGCGTGAAACTCTCGGGCGGCCAGCGTCAGCGCATCGCCCTCGCCCGCGCCGTCCTCCGGGACCCGCCGGTGCTCGTCCTCGACGAGGCCACCTCCGCCGTCGACACGGAGACCGAACGCGCCATCCAGCGCTCCTTGGACCGCCTCTCGGAGGACCGGACGACGCTCGTCGTCGCCCACCGCCTCTCCACCGTCGTCGACGCCGACGAGATTCTCGTGTTGGACGACGGCGACGTCGTCGAACAGGGAAGCCACGACGAACTCGTCGACGCCGACGGCGCGTACGCGGCGCTCTGGCGCGCGCAGACCGGCGAGGAGACGGGCTGGGGGGAGGACGATGACTGA
- a CDS encoding FecCD family ABC transporter permease: protein MSGDAGTGRFAGGERLLGWVDATLVSVCLTSVAVVALGGLVQVSFGSYSMTLGEAWRAVLDTAVLFDPHWMLNFLLGENLMRAVTGFRGELPELPTATLIVWNIRLPRVFVAVLVGANLAVSGAIFQAVTRNELASPYILGVSSGAGLAILLTLVVFSGLAPFLPLIAAFGGALAFFLVYVIAWQNGTSPVRLVLAGVIVSTVFQSLQTGLFFFAEDLAVVQSAIAWTTGSLTGVDWEQVRLALPSTTLAVALAVLGARQLNVLLLGEQTARSLGMSVERTRFMLSGVAILAASAAIAVAGIVGFVGLIVPHVVRNLVGSDYKRLIVGCLFVGPALMVVADVGARLALNPVQMPVGIVTGLIGGPYFLYLMRKQQNLGDV, encoded by the coding sequence ATGTCCGGAGACGCGGGAACTGGTCGGTTCGCGGGCGGCGAGCGATTGCTCGGATGGGTCGACGCGACGCTCGTGTCGGTCTGTCTGACGAGCGTCGCCGTGGTGGCGCTCGGCGGACTGGTGCAGGTGAGCTTCGGTTCCTACTCCATGACGCTCGGAGAGGCCTGGCGGGCCGTTCTCGACACCGCAGTCCTGTTCGACCCCCACTGGATGCTCAACTTCCTGCTCGGCGAGAATTTGATGCGCGCGGTCACCGGCTTCCGAGGCGAACTGCCGGAACTCCCCACCGCGACGCTCATCGTCTGGAACATCCGCCTGCCGCGCGTGTTCGTCGCCGTCCTCGTCGGCGCGAACCTCGCCGTCTCGGGCGCCATCTTCCAGGCGGTAACGCGGAACGAACTCGCCAGCCCCTACATCCTCGGCGTGAGTTCCGGCGCCGGTCTCGCCATCCTCCTCACGCTGGTCGTCTTCTCCGGACTCGCGCCGTTCCTGCCGCTCATCGCCGCCTTCGGCGGCGCGCTCGCCTTCTTCCTCGTCTACGTCATCGCGTGGCAGAACGGCACCTCGCCGGTCAGACTCGTCCTCGCGGGCGTCATCGTCTCGACGGTGTTCCAGTCGCTGCAGACGGGGCTGTTCTTCTTCGCCGAGGACCTCGCCGTCGTCCAGAGTGCCATCGCGTGGACCACGGGGTCGCTGACGGGCGTCGACTGGGAGCAGGTCCGTCTGGCGCTGCCGTCGACGACGCTGGCCGTCGCGCTGGCGGTGCTCGGCGCGCGGCAGTTGAACGTGCTGCTCCTCGGCGAGCAGACGGCCCGGTCGCTCGGGATGTCCGTCGAGCGGACCCGGTTCATGCTCTCGGGCGTCGCCATCCTCGCGGCCAGCGCCGCCATCGCCGTCGCGGGCATCGTCGGCTTCGTCGGCCTCATCGTCCCGCACGTCGTCCGGAACCTCGTCGGCAGCGACTACAAGCGGCTGATAGTGGGGTGTCTGTTCGTCGGCCCCGCGCTGATGGTGGTGGCCGACGTGGGCGCCCGGCTCGCGTTGAACCCCGTGCAGATGCCCGTCGGCATCGTCACGGGCCTCATCGGCGGTCCCTACTTCCTCTATCTGATGCGGAAACAGCAGAACTTGGGTGATGTCTGA